From Candidatus Neomarinimicrobiota bacterium, the proteins below share one genomic window:
- a CDS encoding C1 family peptidase produces the protein MVQRVIILCLIGFSILYAKEPQLEYVPAKWDQILQQVKDIREDANAEEDSLTRTILDQEEKIREHKRETKKVLRWNTEDMKAPGSPSDFTSWFHFSPNHQDATGTCWAFAATSFVESEIDRISGKRIKLSEMHTVYYEYLEKVRRFVEKRGNSYVGQGSQIGSGLRIMDWYGIVPESVYPGTPGEFHDHEEMYDEIIDYLDFMESHDIWDTERVLEGIKVILNHTMGEPPAEFVFAGETWTPKRFAREFLQFDGEDYVDLISTMKDPFYSYTSFDVPDNWWMDSSYYNIPLDDWMEVIETAVKQGYTVAIGGDVSEPSFHKERDIAVTAPVDIPEKNIDQESREYRIYNGCTTDDHGVHIVGYTKHGGRDWYLIKDSGSTGRAGDHFGYMFYREDYIRLKMLGITLHRDAAEKVIGSF, from the coding sequence ATGGTTCAACGGGTTATCATTCTTTGCCTTATTGGATTTTCAATATTATATGCTAAGGAGCCACAACTTGAATACGTCCCGGCAAAGTGGGATCAAATTCTTCAGCAGGTAAAGGATATTCGGGAGGATGCCAATGCAGAGGAGGATTCCCTGACCCGGACGATTCTGGATCAGGAAGAAAAAATCCGGGAACACAAACGGGAAACCAAAAAGGTTCTCCGATGGAATACGGAAGATATGAAAGCTCCCGGTAGTCCGTCGGATTTTACGTCCTGGTTCCATTTTTCACCCAATCATCAGGATGCCACCGGGACCTGCTGGGCTTTTGCCGCCACATCTTTCGTGGAATCGGAAATCGATCGGATCAGCGGTAAAAGAATAAAACTCTCCGAAATGCATACTGTCTATTATGAATATCTGGAAAAAGTCCGGCGCTTCGTGGAAAAACGGGGGAATTCCTACGTGGGTCAGGGAAGCCAGATTGGCAGTGGACTTCGAATTATGGATTGGTACGGCATTGTGCCGGAATCTGTCTATCCCGGAACCCCGGGAGAATTCCATGATCATGAAGAGATGTACGACGAAATCATTGACTATTTGGATTTCATGGAGTCTCATGATATTTGGGACACCGAACGGGTTCTGGAGGGTATAAAAGTCATCCTGAACCACACCATGGGTGAACCCCCTGCTGAATTTGTCTTTGCTGGGGAAACCTGGACCCCTAAACGGTTTGCCCGGGAATTCTTGCAGTTCGACGGAGAAGATTATGTGGATTTGATTTCAACCATGAAAGATCCCTTTTATAGTTACACAAGCTTTGATGTCCCGGACAACTGGTGGATGGACAGCTCATATTATAATATTCCTCTGGACGATTGGATGGAGGTGATTGAAACGGCAGTAAAGCAGGGATACACTGTTGCCATTGGTGGGGATGTGAGTGAGCCGTCATTTCATAAAGAGAGAGATATTGCCGTGACGGCACCGGTGGACATCCCGGAAAAAAATATTGACCAGGAATCCCGGGAATACAGGATTTACAATGGATGCACCACGGATGATCATGGAGTGCACATTGTGGGATACACAAAGCATGGTGGCAGGGACTGGTACCTGATCAAAGATTCCGGAAGTACCGGTCGGGCGGGAGACCATTTTGGATATATGTTTTACAGGGAGGATTACATCCGGTTGAAAATGCTGGGTATCACCCTTCACCGGGATGCAGCGGAAAAAGTGATTGGATCATTTTAA
- a CDS encoding DUF4954 family protein: MLYRKLKSPEIDCLTRQGCSAESWETVLVHERFTPERIHNIRFQGKVNLGIYTEDLNLPDRGSHPAGLWNSTLKDCTIGDNALITNVQNLYRYEISHHAVVDTVQSLAVTGETRFGNGTEIEVLNEGGGRELLIYDKLSAQIAYMLVHFRHHDALMKKLQSLILEYCKGKTCTTGYVGPYAQVRNCQVLRNMEIGEGAEVQGTLILEDGSLAGCREDPVKIGSGVTAKHFIVQSGSHIQDGVLLDKCFVGQGVRLGKQYSAEGSAFFANCEGFHGEAVSVFGGPYTVTHHKSTLMIAGMFSFYNAGSGTNQSNHMYKLGPLHQGILERGAKTGSLSYMLWPCSVGAFSVVTGKHTGNFDAADFPFSYITAEEGKSQLTPAMNLFTVGTRRDSEKWPARDRRKDPRTFDQIHFDLFNPRSIGKVLNAISILQDLNEKSRKEQEFVSYKGLVIKRLLLRTGIKYYKIAVAIYLGDILIKLLNQVKAGKTLRDLLTEISEDTGDRPEKWYDLAGMLVSETSLNACIDAMCHDTTDSVESLLAILQDTAAGYENDNLKWWAQVIKETYGKQAADLSRDQLEQILEDWKKNVLKLNNMILKDAEKEFDPTSRIGYGLDGDESIQQKDFESVRGTYDGNKFVKALRSENDGVEKRFQEMIKVL; the protein is encoded by the coding sequence ATGCTGTATCGTAAACTCAAATCACCGGAAATCGATTGCCTGACCCGTCAGGGATGCTCTGCCGAATCCTGGGAAACGGTCCTGGTTCATGAACGCTTTACCCCTGAACGAATCCACAATATCCGTTTTCAGGGGAAGGTAAATCTTGGAATTTACACGGAGGATCTGAACCTTCCGGACCGGGGGAGTCATCCTGCAGGTCTTTGGAACAGTACCCTGAAAGATTGCACCATTGGGGATAATGCCCTGATTACCAATGTTCAGAATCTGTACCGGTATGAGATTTCACATCATGCAGTTGTGGATACGGTGCAATCTCTGGCAGTAACCGGTGAGACCCGTTTTGGAAACGGGACAGAAATTGAAGTACTCAATGAAGGTGGAGGCCGGGAGCTGCTTATCTACGACAAGCTCTCTGCACAAATTGCCTATATGCTGGTCCATTTCCGTCATCATGATGCTTTGATGAAAAAACTGCAATCTCTGATCCTGGAGTATTGTAAGGGAAAAACCTGTACAACCGGTTATGTGGGACCTTATGCCCAGGTCCGGAACTGCCAGGTATTACGGAACATGGAAATTGGCGAAGGAGCTGAAGTCCAGGGAACACTCATTCTGGAAGACGGATCCCTGGCGGGATGCCGGGAAGATCCTGTTAAAATTGGTTCAGGTGTTACAGCCAAACACTTCATTGTCCAATCCGGATCCCATATTCAGGATGGAGTCTTACTGGATAAATGTTTTGTCGGGCAGGGTGTTCGTCTTGGCAAGCAATACTCCGCGGAAGGATCCGCTTTTTTTGCCAATTGTGAGGGATTCCACGGGGAAGCCGTAAGTGTTTTTGGCGGACCGTATACGGTGACCCATCACAAATCGACACTTATGATCGCCGGTATGTTTTCCTTTTACAATGCAGGAAGCGGAACAAACCAAAGCAACCACATGTACAAACTGGGCCCTTTACACCAGGGAATCCTGGAACGGGGAGCCAAAACCGGTTCACTTTCCTATATGCTCTGGCCCTGCAGTGTGGGTGCTTTCAGTGTGGTTACTGGAAAACACACTGGAAATTTCGATGCGGCGGATTTTCCTTTCTCATATATCACCGCCGAAGAGGGAAAAAGTCAGCTTACTCCAGCCATGAATCTCTTTACTGTGGGGACCCGGCGGGACAGTGAAAAATGGCCGGCCCGTGACCGCCGTAAAGATCCCCGGACTTTCGACCAGATCCACTTTGATCTCTTCAATCCCCGAAGTATCGGTAAGGTGCTGAACGCCATATCCATCCTCCAGGACCTGAACGAGAAAAGCCGGAAAGAGCAGGAATTCGTCTCTTACAAAGGACTGGTCATTAAGCGGCTGCTACTGAGAACAGGTATCAAATACTACAAGATCGCCGTGGCCATTTACCTGGGAGACATCCTGATAAAGCTTTTAAACCAGGTAAAAGCCGGGAAAACACTCAGGGATCTTTTGACTGAAATATCAGAGGATACGGGTGATAGACCGGAAAAATGGTATGATCTGGCAGGTATGTTGGTTTCGGAAACAAGCCTGAATGCCTGTATTGATGCGATGTGCCACGATACGACTGATTCAGTTGAATCACTGCTGGCCATCCTTCAGGATACGGCTGCCGGCTATGAAAACGACAATCTAAAATGGTGGGCACAGGTTATCAAAGAAACCTACGGCAAGCAGGCGGCAGATCTGAGCCGGGATCAACTGGAACAAATTCTGGAAGACTGGAAAAAGAATGTTCTGAAGCTGAACAATATGATTCTGAAAGATGCTGAAAAAGAATTTGATCCAACAAGCCGCATTGGATACGGATTGGATGGAGATGAATCCATTCAGCAGAAAGACTTTGAATCGGTCCGTGGAACGTATGACGGAAATAAATTCGTAAAAGCTCTCCGTAGTGAAAATGATGGAGTGGAAAAACGTTTTCAGGAGATGATAAAAGTCCTTTAA
- the nagB gene encoding glucosamine-6-phosphate deaminase has product MRILIYNDYDHLSQWVAHYVARKINQAEKKGDKPFVLGLPTGSSPIGTYQELVKLYQAGKVSFKNVITFNMDEYVGIPEDHPQSYHFFMWDNLFKHIDIPKENVNILNGNATDLEKECCDYEQRIKDAGGIDLFLGGIGPDGHIAFNEPGSSLSSKTRIKTLTYDTIVANSRFFDNDVNKVPKMALTVGVGTVMAAHEVLIIVNGYKKARALQKVVEEGVNHMWTVSMLQMHRHGIICCDEEASMELKVGTVKYFKDIEYDALHNLPKV; this is encoded by the coding sequence ATGCGTATCTTGATCTACAATGATTATGATCATCTGAGTCAGTGGGTGGCTCATTATGTTGCCCGGAAAATCAACCAGGCAGAAAAGAAGGGAGACAAACCTTTTGTCCTGGGGCTTCCAACCGGTTCTTCGCCCATTGGGACTTACCAGGAACTGGTAAAGCTTTATCAAGCAGGAAAAGTCTCCTTTAAAAATGTGATCACTTTCAATATGGATGAATATGTCGGTATTCCGGAAGATCATCCCCAGAGCTATCACTTTTTCATGTGGGATAACCTGTTCAAGCATATCGATATCCCCAAAGAAAATGTGAACATCCTGAATGGAAATGCCACAGATCTGGAAAAAGAGTGCTGTGATTATGAGCAAAGAATCAAAGATGCCGGCGGAATTGATCTATTCCTGGGAGGAATCGGTCCGGACGGTCACATCGCCTTCAACGAGCCGGGGTCTTCACTCTCCTCCAAAACACGCATCAAAACCCTAACCTATGATACCATTGTGGCCAATTCACGCTTTTTTGACAATGACGTGAACAAAGTCCCCAAAATGGCCCTGACAGTCGGTGTAGGAACAGTGATGGCAGCTCATGAAGTGTTGATTATTGTAAACGGTTATAAAAAAGCCCGGGCGCTTCAAAAAGTGGTGGAAGAAGGGGTAAATCACATGTGGACCGTATCCATGCTTCAAATGCACCGCCATGGCATCATTTGCTGCGACGAGGAAGCCTCCATGGAATTGAAAGTGGGAACGGTGAAATATTTCAAGGATATTGAATACGACGCCCTTCACAATTTACCGAAAGTATAA